The following are encoded in a window of Cinclus cinclus chromosome 32, bCinCin1.1, whole genome shotgun sequence genomic DNA:
- the LOC134055395 gene encoding uncharacterized protein LOC134055395, producing the protein MGKRRTHPPGDRKFHAPKAKRILREVPGAAGSAMPIPSQSSDPNEDPARMDPQARSNLVEFVGSNSKNSGGRADPERILVGEDGARSPQEGRDKGIGGNRALGSPKEGISKGMKENHLELPQLEILEVDGTGKDELESPKPGILDGAGENCPESPNLAISEVDWAGQEPPESVKHVILDGMEQNHLESSQLGILEGCGAGKEQLESAQLRIPEADGAGEDQLESVKLGILDGMGEDHLESSKPGISEVVGAAEEQLETPTHGISDGAEEEHPESVKPGVSESDGEREEQPEALKQGIWDGEEENQLESPKQGDSGAHRSSPEDTVTDTAPAESSEMLNAAGEGEEGALEEECGTGIAPSMDTGFPDHPRHPQSGGGHAESRNSQSWNSSTATPGLDPAATSTELQDHREGTSPELPMEKPFPDATGQQPWTTVGQIHTGSTGNSPAQPWERWVNPGIKS; encoded by the exons ATGGGGAAGCGCAGGACCCACCCCCCAG GCGACAGGAAATTCCACGCTCCCAAAGCCAAGCGGATCCTTCGGGAAgtacctggagctgctggctcagccATGCCCATTCCTTCTCAGAGCAGTGATCCCAATGAAGATCCTGCCAGGATGGACCCCCAGGCTAG ATCCAATCTCGTGGAATTTGTTGGGTCCAACAGCAAGAACAGTGGTGGCAGGGCAGATCCAGAGAGGATCCTTGTGGGAGAAGATGGAGCCAGATCCCCACAG GAAGGGAGAGACAAGGGAATTGGAGGCAACAGAGCACTGGGATCACCGAAAGAGGGCATTTCCAAAGGGATGAAAGAGAATCATCTGGAATTGCCCCAGCTGGAAATTTTGGAAGTGGATGGAACAGGAAAGGATGAGCTGGAGTCACCAAAACCAGGAATTTTGGATGGGGCAGGAGAGAATTGTCCAGAATCACCAAACCTGGCAATTTCAGAGGTGGACTGGGCAGGACAGGAGCCCCCAGAGTCAGTGAAACATGTAATTTTGGATGGAATGGAACAGAATCATCTGGAATCATCTCAGCTGGGAATCTTGGAGGGGTGTGGAGCAGGAAAGGAGCAGCTGGAGTCTGCCCAGCTGAGAATTCCAGAGGCTGATGGGGCAGGAGAAGATCAGTTGGAGTCAGTGAAACTGGGAATTTTGGATGGAATGGGAGAGGATCACCTGGAATCATCAAAACCAGGAATTTCTGAGGTGGTtggggcagcagaggagcagctggaaacaCCAACACATGGAATTTCGGATGGGGCAGAAGAGGAGCATCCAGAGTCAGTGAAACCAGGAGTTTCAGAGTCAGATGGGGAAAGAGAGGAGCAGCCAGAGGCACTGAAacagggaatttgggatggggaaGAAGAGAATCAGCTGGAATCGCCAAAACAGGGGGATTCTGGAGCACACAGATCCAGCCCTGAGGACACGGTGACAgacacagcccctgcagagagTTCAGAGATGCTGAATGCAGCgggagagggggaagaaggTGCCCTGGAGGAGGAATGTGGCACTGGGATTGCCCCAAGCATGGACACAGGGTTCCCAGATCATCCCAGACATCCCCAGAGCGGTGGAGGGCATGCAGagagcaggaattcccagagctggaATTCCAGTACGGCGACACCAGGACTAGATCCGGCAGCCACCAGTACCGAGCTGCAGGACCATCGGGAAGGgaccagcccagagctcccaaTGGAGAAG ccaTTCCCGGATGCCACCGGGCAGCAGCCATGGACCACTGTAGGCCAGATCCACACTGGATCCACAGggaacagcccagcacagccatgggaGAGGTGGGTGAATCCAGGAATAAAATCCTGA
- the NANOS3 gene encoding nanos homolog 3, whose product MAQISLQRAPAPPATTTAPRPRAATPGPTHRQRDLRQHQDRVGNTGREPCGVQPHTTRSTGKTRNVQSRKPHPAMSCAGSAGGTRGGTRPHATPEAPRGCAPQPHSGGTRTPLYPTPRHAGSTGVPIPLPCTEPTGQFDMWRDYLGLAATVTALLRDPARPEDPSASLGSSSSYSGPAPRAGPAPRAGPAPRARLAPCSFCQHNGEAPSVYESHSLRDARGRLQCPVLRSYVCPQCGATQDQAHTRRFCPRTHRGYTSVYSRPARARSSQRSGAAPGYGPRMEDPV is encoded by the coding sequence ATGGCGCAGATATCCCTTCAAagagctcctgcccctcctgccaCTACGACTGCACCACGACCACGTGCAGCTACCCCAGGCCCGACACACCGGCAGCGCGACCTCCGACAGCACCAGGACAGGGTTGGAAACACCGGAAGAGAACCCTGTGGTGTCCAGCCCCACACCACCAGGAGCACCGGGAAAACCAGAAACGTTCAGAGCAGGAAGCCACATCCAGCCATGAGCTGTGCAGGGAGCGCGGGTGGCACGAGAGGTGGCACCCGTCCGCACGCCACGCCAGAAGCGCCGCGAGGCTGTGCTCCCCAGCCTCACTCTGGAGGCACGAGAACCCCATTGTATCCCACCCCGCGCCACGCCGGGAGCACCGGGGTCCCCATCCCGCTGCCATGCACGGAGCCCACGGGCCAGTTCGACATGTGGCGGGACTACCTGGGCCTGGCAGCCACGGTGACCGCGCTCCTCCGCGACCCCGCGCGCCCTGAAGACCCTTCGGCGTCACTGGGATCCTCGTCTTCGTATTCCGGGCCGGCTCCACGTGCGGGGCCGGCTCCACGTGCGGGGCCGGCTCCACGTGCCAGGCTGGCTCCGTGCTCCTTCTGCCAGCACAACGGGGAAGCACCGAGCGTGTACGAGAGCCACAGCCTGCGGGACGCCCGGGGCCGCCTGCAGTGCCCGGTGCTGCGCAGCTACGTCTGCCCTCAGTGCGGGGCTAcgcaggaccaggcccacaCACGCCGCTTCTGCCCCCGCACACACCGCGGCTACACCTCCGTCTACTCCCGCCCGGCGCGCGCCAGGAGCTCCCAGAGGAGCGGGGCAGCACCGGGATACGGCCCAAGGATGGAGGATCCTGTGTAA